A single region of the Zootoca vivipara chromosome 2, rZooViv1.1, whole genome shotgun sequence genome encodes:
- the LOC132591660 gene encoding zinc finger and SCAN domain-containing protein 2-like, translated as MEKAARNLGGHFNANNEEAIKKPFQCMECGNRFSQSGNLRNHQRTHTGEKPFKCIVCGKSFSQSGELRRHQRSHTGDKPFECMECGRSFTIFGNLRRHQWEHTGEKPFKCMECGKSFSQSGDLKIHQRTHTGEKPFKCMECGKSFSRSGELRRHQRSHTGEKPFECMECGRSFTIIGNLRRHQWEHTGKKPFKCMECGKSFSQCGNLRNHQRTHTGDKPFKCMECGKSFIQSGTLRIHQRTHTGEKPFKCMECGKSFSESGKLREHQPTHTGEKPFKCMECGKSFTIIRNLRRHQREHTGEKPFKCMECGTSFSRSGTLRIHQRTHTGEKPFKCMECGKCFCSGGQLNSHHRTHTGEMPFTCMECGRSFTYSGTLRIHQRTHTGEKPFQCMECGKSFSQSGNLRIHQQTHTGEKPF; from the coding sequence ATGGAGAAGGCCGCCAGAAATCTGGGGGggcatttcaatgcaaataacgaagaagccattaaaaaaccatttcaatgcatggagtgcggaaatagattcagtcagagtggaaaccttagaaaccatcaacggactcacacgggggagaaaccatttaaatgtattgtgtgtggaaagagcttcagtcagagtggagaactaagaagacatcaacggagtcacacgggggataaaccttttgaatgcatggagtgtggaaggagcttcactatttttggaaaccttagaagacatcaatgggaacacactggggagaaaccatttaaatgcatggaatgtggaaagagcttcagtcagagtggagaccttaaaattcatcaacgaactcacacgggggagaaaccatttaaatgcatggagtgtggaaagagcttcagtcggagtggagaactaagaagacatcaacggagtcacacgggggagaaaccttttgaatgcatggagtgtggaaggagcttcactattattggaaaccttagaagacatcaatgGGAACACACtgggaagaaaccatttaaatgcatggagtgtggaaagagcttcagtcagtgtggaaaccttagaaaccatcaacggactcatacaggggataaaccatttaaatgtatggagtgtggaaagagcttcattcagagtggaacactaagaattcatcaacggactcacacaggggagaaaccatttaaatgtatggagtgtggaaagagcttcagtgagagtggaaaacttagagaACATCAAccaactcacacgggggagaaaccatttaaatgcatggaatgtggaaagagcttcactattattagaaaccttagaagacatcaacgggaacacactggggagaaaccatttaaatgtatggagtgtggaacgagcttcagtcggagtggaacactaagaattcatcaacggactcacacgggggagaaaccatttaaatgcatggaatgcggAAAGTGCTTCTGTAGTGGTGGGCAACTGAATTCACATCATCGAACACACACAGGAGAGATGCCATTTacatgtatggagtgtggaaggagcttcacttatagtggaacactaagaattcatcaacggactcacacaggggagaaaccatttcaatgcatggagtgtggaaagagcttcagtcagagtggaaaccttagaattcatcaacagactcacactggtgagaaaccattttaa